A region of Drosophila suzukii chromosome 2L, CBGP_Dsuzu_IsoJpt1.0, whole genome shotgun sequence DNA encodes the following proteins:
- the LOC108011956 gene encoding uncharacterized protein isoform X7, producing the protein MDLPSMVQRSGDTLIVRSVVSGNQLYTEQGGHGHQPTGTAGLVSSHSGGSTAASQAGSSLLERHVERFRLQQLLQQQQQAAAAVAVVNSVQQQQQQQQQQQQQQQQAVIGMDAKEEGLPQCKIKRNYSCNHCAYFTQNPRYHLTHLRDVHGEKIVINKCKLCLYASRHFQKLVRHMKMVHGCTDGIPSGHGQARGKRGMSREARKRRLEESVGVMGGQSLSVAVPDVPTLEQVKRELLMQEEKLQRDIQAFNQRQREEQQRELELVASSAYDRQMQVLRDYERQSPAEPPTPSPTSGSATPPSNGEEPQNRLLKCSACEFTTLYRTQLRSHELAEHGKTKFFRCDKCSYVTHIKARFSKHVKYHSMPMIKCVTCDFRTPYKWNLDRHMKNHGGAGAFKCAACDFTADIKQSLTVHEMNHHVPPVGNAGSIWPRRQNKVGASEMCEDFLSDSAELEDQYNNNNVDDELDGVEDPDEPMSGGEEQPMHHHHYGKRSKYHEEEEPTDLSQKGGCSSDTSSVGTPTPRAQRPVPTLIPISKGAKDVLNLSKETNASRSSLTEIASLFFNEKQISEMLDKSDVPQLSPATTVASQNSTRSQMTKRSSFLDKLKTGAQHENLVCQCGHVAKCLSESIIHGKSCHASAVIIDDDDAGLHEDDADDRLEIDEDDEDHHSHSALNLSVTGSTRCQHCRHRCKSSTDLLHHLKQCVEAIRCANEMYDSNSGESGDRRPDSQSLQQQAAVQQQRVCIWNKATKEIVAAAAAASLQQENSSHSLVKSPAGSQAASNEENSYYGVETAPGYGEVTKKMTPEEEAANSSLKKVYKCPHCSFWASTASRFHVHIVGHLNKKPFECSLCSYRSNWRWDITKHIRLKTIRDPSHKTAKVLMNDETGRRNYTKYNKYITLMKVTEEDGDPKLMKSGEMTPNQVASLAFLKDYAKVGSVTGQDITLEPVLPTKPNVLDDAHLADNLIRIPLLATMMNAAMAQQQHQQQQQKEHQSTMITPSVTISPVKRSSQGSAMQGKPSDDLITEVHQEGNEKRTVYRCRKCNFGHPNRDAVLAHVKIHYQDASYPKASSANSGTSPLQVSVGGNQQFYMNKVFAAMCLSQTQSQSSPNAGAAGTSPAISAGLLQRAIQEAQHSPTSNASALSGLALALAGGKPQANTTKASAASILEHAALSLKAFRGYSDRDP; encoded by the exons ATGGACCTGCCGTCGATGGTGCAGCGTTCGGGAGACACGCTCATCGTGCGCAGCGTGGTCAGCGGAAATCAGTTGTACACGGAGCAGGGTGGCCATGGCCACCAGCCCACCGGCACCGCGGGACTCGTCTCGAGCCACTCGGGCGGCAGCACGGCTGCCTCACAGGCGGGCTCATCGCTCCTGGAGCGACATGTGGAGCGCTTCCGCCTGCAGCAGCtgctgcaacagcagcaacaggcgGCGGCAGCAGTTGCCGTTGTGAACAGcgtgcaacagcagcaacagcaacagcagcaacagcagcagcagcaacagcaggcCGTCATCGGCATGGATGCCAAGGAGGAGGGCCTGCCGCAGTGCAAGATCAAGCGGAACTACAGCTGCAACCACTGCGCTTACTTCACGCAGAATCCGCGCTACCACTTGACCCACCTGCGGGACGTGCACGGCGAGAAGATAGTGATCAACAAGTGCAAGCTGTGCCTCTACGCCTCGCGCCACTTCCAGAAGCTGGTGCGGCACATGAAGATGGTGCACGGCTGCACGGACGGCATCCCCAGTGGTCATGGTCAGGCCAGGGGTAAGCGGGGCATGAGCCGGGAGGCGCGAAAGCGGCGGCTGGAGGAGAGTGTGGGCGTGATGGGGGGCCAGAGCCTGTCCGTGGCCGTGCCCGATGTGCCCACCCTGGAGCAGGTGAAGCGGGAGCTCCTCATGCAGGAGGAGAAGCTGCAACGCGACATACAGGCCTTCAACCAGCGGCAACGCGAGGAGCAGCAGCGGGAACTGGAGCTGGTGGCCTCCAGTGCGTATGACCGACAAATGCAGGTCCTGCGCGACTACGAGCGCCAGTCGCCCGCCGAGCCTCCCACCCCCTCGCCCACCAGTGGCTCGGCCACGCCCCCCTCCAACGGGGAGGAGCCCCAGAACCGCCTGCTCAAGTGCAGCGCCTGCGAGTTCACCACCCTCTACCGCACCCAACTGCGGTCCCACGAGCTGGCCGAGCACGGCAAGACCAAGTTCTTCCGCTGCGACAAGTGCAGCTATGTGACCCACATCAAGGCGCGCTTCAGCAAGCACGTAAAGTACCACTCCATGCCGATGATCAAGTGCGTCACCTGCGACTTCCGCACGCCCTACAAGTGGAACCTGGACAGGCACATGAAGAACCACGGCGGAGCGGGCGCCTTCAAGTGTGCCGCCTGCGACTTCACCGCCGACATCAAGCAGTCCCTAACGGTTCACGAGATGAACCACCACGTGCCGCCGGTGGGCAATGCGGGCTCCATTTGGCCGAGGCGCCAGAACAAAGTGGGGGCAAGCGAGATGTGCGAAGACTTCCTCAGCGACTCGGCCGAGCTGGAGGATCAGtataacaacaacaatgtgGACGATGAACTGGACGGCGTCGAGGATCCCGACGAGCCGATGAGCGGTGGCGAGGAGCAGCCGATGCACCACCACCACTACGGCAAACGGAGCAAGTAccacgaggaggaggagcccACGGATCTGTCGCAGAAGGGCGGCTGCTCCTCGGACACTTCCAGCGTGGGCACCCCCACACCAAGGGCCCAGAGACCTGTGCCCACTCTCATCCCGATCAGCAAGGGAGCCAAAGA CGTATTGAACCTGTCGAAGGAGACGAATGCCTCGCGCAGCTCCCTGACGGAAATCGCGTCCTTGTTCTTCAACGAGAAGCAGATCTCGGAGATGCTGGACAAGTCGGATGTGCCGCAACTGTCGCCGGCGACGACGGTGGCCTCCCAGAACTCGACGCGCAGCCAGATGACCAAGAGGTCCAGCTTCCTGGACAAACTGAAGACGGGGGCGCAGCACGAGAACCTGGTGTGCCAGTGCGGCCATGTGGCCAAGTGCCTCTCCGAGTCGATCATCCACGGCAAGAGCTGCCACGCCTCGGCGGTGATCATCGACGACGACGATGCTGGTCTGCACGAGGACGACGCCGACGACAGGCTGGAAATCGACGAGGACGACGAGGACCACCACTCCCATTCGGCCCTGAATCTCAGTGTGACCGGCTCCACGCGATGCCAGCACTGCCGCCACCGCTGCAAGTCCTCCACGGACCTGCTTCACCACCTGAAGCAGTGCGTCGAGGCCATCCGCTGCGCCAACGAGATGTACGACTCGAACTCCGGGGAGAGCGGCGACCGGCGCCCGGACTCGCAGAGCCTCCAGCAGCAGGCGGCCGTCCAGCAGCAGAGGGTTTGCATCTGGAACAAGGCCACCAAGGAGATCGTGGCCGCCGCAGCGGCCGCATCTTTGCAGCAGGAGAACAGCAGCCACAGCCTGGTCAAGTCCCCGGCCGGAAGTCAGGCGGCCAGCAACGAGGAGAACAGCTACTATGGCGTGGAAACGGCGCCCGGCTACGGCGAG GTAACCAAAAAGATGACGCCCGAGGAGGAGGCCGCCAACTCGTCCCTGAAGAAGGTGTACAAGTGCCCGCACTGCAGCTTCTGGGCCTCCACGGCCTCCCGCTTCCACGTGCACATCGTGGGCCACCTGAACAAGAAGCCCTTCGAGTGCTCCCTCTGCTCGTACCGCTCCAACTGGCGCTGGGACATCACGAAGCACATCCGCTTGAAGACGATCCGCGATCCCTCGCACAAGACGGCCAAGGTCCTGATGAACGACGAGACGGGCCGCCGGAACTACACCAAGTACAACAAGTACATCACCCTGATGAAGGTGACCGAGGAGGACGGCGACCCCAAGCTGATGAAGTCCGGCGAGATGACCCCCAACCAGGTGGCCTCGCTGGCCTTCCTCAAGGACTACGCGAAGGTGGGCTCGGTCACCGGGCAGGACATCACCCTGGAACCGGTGCTGCCGACCAAGCCGAATGTCCTGGACGACGCCCATCTGGCGGACAACCTCATCCGGATCCCCCTGCTGGCCACCATGATGAACGCCGCCATggcccagcagcagcaccagcagcagcagcagaaggaGCACCAGTCCACGATGATCACGCCCTCGGTGACCATTTCGCCGGTGAAGCGATCGAGTCAGGGATCGGCGATGCAGGGCAAGCCCAGCGACGACCTGATCACCGAGGTGCACCAAGAAGGCAATGAGAAGAGGACGGTCTACCGGTGCCGCAAGTGCAACTTTGG CCACCCGAACCGCGATGCCGTGCTGGCGCACGTGAAGATCCACTACCAGGACGCCAGCTACCCGAAGGCCAGCTCGGCCAACTCCGGCACCTCTCCGCTGCAGGTCTCCGTGGGCGGGAACCAGCAGTTCTACATGAACAAGGTCTTCGCCGCCATGTGCCTGTCGCAGACCCAGTCGCAGTCGTCGCCCAACGCCGGCGCCGCCGGGACGAGTCCGGCCATTTCGGCCGGACTGCTGCAGCGGGCCATCCAGGAGGCCCAGCACTCGCCGACGTCCAACGCCAGCGCTCTGAGCGGACTTGCTTTGGCGTTGGCGGGCGGAAAGCCACAAGCCAATACGACGAAAGCCAGTGCCGCCTCCATTTTAGAGCACG CGGCATTGTCGCTTAAAGCATTCCGGGGATATTCGGATCGAGACCCTTGA
- the LOC108011956 gene encoding uncharacterized protein isoform X3: MDLPSMVQRSGDTLIVRSVVSGNQLYTEQGGHGHQPTGTAGLVSSHSGGSTAASQAGSSLLERHVERFRLQQLLQQQQQAAAAVAVVNSVQQQQQQQQQQQQQQQQAVIGMDAKEEGLPQCKIKRNYSCNHCAYFTQNPRYHLTHLRDVHGEKIVINKCKLCLYASRHFQKLVRHMKMVHGCTDGIPSGHGQARGKRGMSREARKRRLEESVGVMGGQSLSVAVPDVPTLEQVKRELLMQEEKLQRDIQAFNQRQREEQQRELELVASSAYDRQMQVLRDYERQSPAEPPTPSPTSGSATPPSNGEEPQNRLLKCSACEFTTLYRTQLRSHELAEHGKTKFFRCDKCSYVTHIKARFSKHVKYHSMPMIKCVTCDFRTPYKWNLDRHMKNHGGAGAFKCAACDFTADIKQSLTVHEMNHHVPPVGNAGSIWPRRQNKVGASEMCEDFLSDSAELEDQYNNNNVDDELDGVEDPDEPMSGGEEQPMHHHHYGKRSKYHEEEEPTDLSQKGGCSSDTSSVGTPTPRAQRPVPTLIPISKGAKDVLNLSKETNASRSSLTEIASLFFNEKQISEMLDKSDVPQLSPATTVASQNSTRSQMTKRSSFLDKLKTGAQHENLVCQCGHVAKCLSESIIHGKSCHASAVIIDDDDAGLHEDDADDRLEIDEDDEDHHSHSALNLSVTGSTRCQHCRHRCKSSTDLLHHLKQCVEAIRCANEMYDSNSGESGDRRPDSQSLQQQAAVQQQRVCIWNKATKEIVAAAAAASLQQENSSHSLVKSPAGSQAASNEENSYYGVETAPGYGEVTKKMTPEEEAANSSLKKVYKCPHCSFWASTASRFHVHIVGHLNKKPFECSLCSYRSNWRWDITKHIRLKTIRDPSHKTAKVLMNDETGRRNYTKYNKYITLMKVTEEDGDPKLMKSGEMTPNQVASLAFLKDYAKVGSVTGQDITLEPVLPTKPNVLDDAHLADNLIRIPLLATMMNAAMAQQQHQQQQQKEHQSTMITPSVTISPVKRSSQGSAMQGKPSDDLITEVHQEGNEKRTVYRCRKCNFGHPNRDAVLAHVKIHYQDASYPKASSANSGTSPLQVSVGGNQQFYMNKVFAAMCLSQTQSQSSPNAGAAGTSPAISAGLLQRAIQEAQHSPTSNASALSGLALALAGGKPQANTTKASAASILEHGEQKASQNEASADSLTSPNTTTSSRTTKATTSTTKDTARSLQDLLTSPRSARNGNHPSNANSNSVVGNGLRQDAAYVASSTNTTPPPPQPTNSVSKPNASPLPRHCRLKHSGDIRIETLERGASVSANAPPIYRPLGAGATNESQSHIPSNPTSNILKPGSNPNASSSTSAQLLMTTKQLEQLLHSPLSASAAAVVNAANTQQDIQAAAAYWAAACKAVVASSSAEELLQLQQNDQIEITRLPSAAEHPGSGGSNTKSKQQKCPVCPYISESKSQMNYHVSLHKPTQYECRLCTFVCAKKQHLSSHMRSVHQQQMSAPGAVVGGATGGGAAASLGLDFSVALQLAAAAKQVQQLPASTPLSIDLSQVQLDAASDAELNPQQLPPEYQYKLISYCPRCPARFAQKHNDERNAKQELEQHLLAHNDQEPEDQEQGYVCTYCEYRTAEETLLQLHRAVHMSHYQEKCQQLYKNCKEDVEYPAPKLLQLTGPETIWVVDNELSLQLLQQNTGGGVSSSTGSFDNQNSLLKKQLESGGGQLVTIPRDTSVSKNEGETPEEDEERRSSSTPSTSASVATSDLAADASSDAGSVDMPQSVPAPERCLHCPFETQQHEELLQHLQKHACVNPPPPNSQQCAHCDYMTSEESEMEEHTALHFNAIEKLKSVEFYTCYDQLEISVEREPEESGESKDEQTEHNNNQDNVVNANVQQEQSRPDEEPADEATEEPLAKKPSTKLILYKNEGGLSVKSPQEEATLESQKSENISDRLRRRILRGSANQPEDPQAQERPTTPDKMILVNAKTGKVISRK, encoded by the exons ATGGACCTGCCGTCGATGGTGCAGCGTTCGGGAGACACGCTCATCGTGCGCAGCGTGGTCAGCGGAAATCAGTTGTACACGGAGCAGGGTGGCCATGGCCACCAGCCCACCGGCACCGCGGGACTCGTCTCGAGCCACTCGGGCGGCAGCACGGCTGCCTCACAGGCGGGCTCATCGCTCCTGGAGCGACATGTGGAGCGCTTCCGCCTGCAGCAGCtgctgcaacagcagcaacaggcgGCGGCAGCAGTTGCCGTTGTGAACAGcgtgcaacagcagcaacagcaacagcagcaacagcagcagcagcaacagcaggcCGTCATCGGCATGGATGCCAAGGAGGAGGGCCTGCCGCAGTGCAAGATCAAGCGGAACTACAGCTGCAACCACTGCGCTTACTTCACGCAGAATCCGCGCTACCACTTGACCCACCTGCGGGACGTGCACGGCGAGAAGATAGTGATCAACAAGTGCAAGCTGTGCCTCTACGCCTCGCGCCACTTCCAGAAGCTGGTGCGGCACATGAAGATGGTGCACGGCTGCACGGACGGCATCCCCAGTGGTCATGGTCAGGCCAGGGGTAAGCGGGGCATGAGCCGGGAGGCGCGAAAGCGGCGGCTGGAGGAGAGTGTGGGCGTGATGGGGGGCCAGAGCCTGTCCGTGGCCGTGCCCGATGTGCCCACCCTGGAGCAGGTGAAGCGGGAGCTCCTCATGCAGGAGGAGAAGCTGCAACGCGACATACAGGCCTTCAACCAGCGGCAACGCGAGGAGCAGCAGCGGGAACTGGAGCTGGTGGCCTCCAGTGCGTATGACCGACAAATGCAGGTCCTGCGCGACTACGAGCGCCAGTCGCCCGCCGAGCCTCCCACCCCCTCGCCCACCAGTGGCTCGGCCACGCCCCCCTCCAACGGGGAGGAGCCCCAGAACCGCCTGCTCAAGTGCAGCGCCTGCGAGTTCACCACCCTCTACCGCACCCAACTGCGGTCCCACGAGCTGGCCGAGCACGGCAAGACCAAGTTCTTCCGCTGCGACAAGTGCAGCTATGTGACCCACATCAAGGCGCGCTTCAGCAAGCACGTAAAGTACCACTCCATGCCGATGATCAAGTGCGTCACCTGCGACTTCCGCACGCCCTACAAGTGGAACCTGGACAGGCACATGAAGAACCACGGCGGAGCGGGCGCCTTCAAGTGTGCCGCCTGCGACTTCACCGCCGACATCAAGCAGTCCCTAACGGTTCACGAGATGAACCACCACGTGCCGCCGGTGGGCAATGCGGGCTCCATTTGGCCGAGGCGCCAGAACAAAGTGGGGGCAAGCGAGATGTGCGAAGACTTCCTCAGCGACTCGGCCGAGCTGGAGGATCAGtataacaacaacaatgtgGACGATGAACTGGACGGCGTCGAGGATCCCGACGAGCCGATGAGCGGTGGCGAGGAGCAGCCGATGCACCACCACCACTACGGCAAACGGAGCAAGTAccacgaggaggaggagcccACGGATCTGTCGCAGAAGGGCGGCTGCTCCTCGGACACTTCCAGCGTGGGCACCCCCACACCAAGGGCCCAGAGACCTGTGCCCACTCTCATCCCGATCAGCAAGGGAGCCAAAGA CGTATTGAACCTGTCGAAGGAGACGAATGCCTCGCGCAGCTCCCTGACGGAAATCGCGTCCTTGTTCTTCAACGAGAAGCAGATCTCGGAGATGCTGGACAAGTCGGATGTGCCGCAACTGTCGCCGGCGACGACGGTGGCCTCCCAGAACTCGACGCGCAGCCAGATGACCAAGAGGTCCAGCTTCCTGGACAAACTGAAGACGGGGGCGCAGCACGAGAACCTGGTGTGCCAGTGCGGCCATGTGGCCAAGTGCCTCTCCGAGTCGATCATCCACGGCAAGAGCTGCCACGCCTCGGCGGTGATCATCGACGACGACGATGCTGGTCTGCACGAGGACGACGCCGACGACAGGCTGGAAATCGACGAGGACGACGAGGACCACCACTCCCATTCGGCCCTGAATCTCAGTGTGACCGGCTCCACGCGATGCCAGCACTGCCGCCACCGCTGCAAGTCCTCCACGGACCTGCTTCACCACCTGAAGCAGTGCGTCGAGGCCATCCGCTGCGCCAACGAGATGTACGACTCGAACTCCGGGGAGAGCGGCGACCGGCGCCCGGACTCGCAGAGCCTCCAGCAGCAGGCGGCCGTCCAGCAGCAGAGGGTTTGCATCTGGAACAAGGCCACCAAGGAGATCGTGGCCGCCGCAGCGGCCGCATCTTTGCAGCAGGAGAACAGCAGCCACAGCCTGGTCAAGTCCCCGGCCGGAAGTCAGGCGGCCAGCAACGAGGAGAACAGCTACTATGGCGTGGAAACGGCGCCCGGCTACGGCGAG GTAACCAAAAAGATGACGCCCGAGGAGGAGGCCGCCAACTCGTCCCTGAAGAAGGTGTACAAGTGCCCGCACTGCAGCTTCTGGGCCTCCACGGCCTCCCGCTTCCACGTGCACATCGTGGGCCACCTGAACAAGAAGCCCTTCGAGTGCTCCCTCTGCTCGTACCGCTCCAACTGGCGCTGGGACATCACGAAGCACATCCGCTTGAAGACGATCCGCGATCCCTCGCACAAGACGGCCAAGGTCCTGATGAACGACGAGACGGGCCGCCGGAACTACACCAAGTACAACAAGTACATCACCCTGATGAAGGTGACCGAGGAGGACGGCGACCCCAAGCTGATGAAGTCCGGCGAGATGACCCCCAACCAGGTGGCCTCGCTGGCCTTCCTCAAGGACTACGCGAAGGTGGGCTCGGTCACCGGGCAGGACATCACCCTGGAACCGGTGCTGCCGACCAAGCCGAATGTCCTGGACGACGCCCATCTGGCGGACAACCTCATCCGGATCCCCCTGCTGGCCACCATGATGAACGCCGCCATggcccagcagcagcaccagcagcagcagcagaaggaGCACCAGTCCACGATGATCACGCCCTCGGTGACCATTTCGCCGGTGAAGCGATCGAGTCAGGGATCGGCGATGCAGGGCAAGCCCAGCGACGACCTGATCACCGAGGTGCACCAAGAAGGCAATGAGAAGAGGACGGTCTACCGGTGCCGCAAGTGCAACTTTGG CCACCCGAACCGCGATGCCGTGCTGGCGCACGTGAAGATCCACTACCAGGACGCCAGCTACCCGAAGGCCAGCTCGGCCAACTCCGGCACCTCTCCGCTGCAGGTCTCCGTGGGCGGGAACCAGCAGTTCTACATGAACAAGGTCTTCGCCGCCATGTGCCTGTCGCAGACCCAGTCGCAGTCGTCGCCCAACGCCGGCGCCGCCGGGACGAGTCCGGCCATTTCGGCCGGACTGCTGCAGCGGGCCATCCAGGAGGCCCAGCACTCGCCGACGTCCAACGCCAGCGCTCTGAGCGGACTTGCTTTGGCGTTGGCGGGCGGAAAGCCACAAGCCAATACGACGAAAGCCAGTGCCGCCTCCATTTTAGAGCACGGTGAGCAGAAAGCGAGTCAAAACGAGGCAAGTGCCGACAGTCTGACGTCGCCGAACACCACCACCTCCAGTAGAACCACCAAAGCCACCACTAGCACCACCAAAGACACCGCCAGATCGCTGCAGGATCTGCTCACCTCACCGCGCAGTGCCAGAAATGGAAATCATCCCTCTAACGCTAACAGTAACTCGGTTGTGGGAAATGGACTCCGGCAGGATGCCGCCTACGTCGCCTCATCCACCAATaccacaccaccaccaccacaaccCACCAACTCAGTCAGCAAGCCCAATGCATCGCCTTTGCCA CGGCATTGTCGCTTAAAGCATTCCGGGGATATTCGGATCGAGACCCTTGAGCGAGGAGCCAGTGTCTCGGCGAACGCACCACCCATCTACCGACCCCTGGGAGCAGGTGCCACCAACGAATCCCAGTCCCACATCCCGTCGAACCCCACCAGCAACATCCTGAAGCCCGGCAGCAACCCCAATGCCAGCAGCAGCACTAGCGCCCAGCTGCTGATGACCACCAAGCAGCTGGAGCAGCTCCTCCACTCCCCGCTCTCCGCCAGCGCCGCCGCGGTGGTGAATGCGGCCAACACCCAGCAGGACATCCAGGCGGCGGCGGCCTACTGGGCCGCAGCCTGCAAGGCGGTGGTGGCCAGCAGCAGTGCCGAGGAGCTGCTCCAGTTGCAGCAGAACGACCAGATCGAGATCACCCGGCTGCCCTCGGCGGCGGAGCACCCCGGTTCCGGTGGCAGCAACACCAAGAGTAAGCAGCAGAAGTGCCCGGTGTGTCCCTACATCTCGGAGAGCAAGTCCCAGATGAACTACCACGTGTCGCTGCACAAGCCCACGCAGTACGAGTGTCGGCTGTGCACGTTTGTCTGCGCCAAGAAGCAGCACCTGAGCAGCCACATGAGGAGTGTCCACCAGCAGCAAATGTCCGCACCGGGAGCTGTTGTAGGAGGGGCAACCGGAGGTGGAGCAGCTGCCTCCCTGGGTCTGGACTTCAGTGTGGCCCTCCAGTTGGCCGCGGCTGCCAAGCAGGTGCAACAACTGCCCGCCTCCACGCCACTCTCCATCGATCTGTCCCAGGTCCAGCTGGACGCCGCCTCGGATGCGGAGCTCAATCCACAGCAACTGCCGCCGGAGTACCAGTACAAGCTGATCAGCTACTGCCCCAGGTGTCCGGCTCGCTTTGCCCAGAAGCACAATGACGAGCGCAACGCCAAGCAGGAGCTGGAGCAGCATTTGCTGGCCCACAACGACCAGGAGCCGGAGGACCAGGAACAGGGCTATGTGTGCACCTACTGCGAGTATCGCACGGCCGAAGAAACCCTGCTCCAGCTGCACCGGGCCGTGCACATGTCCCACTACCAGGAGAAGTGCCAGCAGCTGTACAAGAACTGCAAGGAGGATGTCGAGTATCCGGCCCCCAAGTTGCTGCAGCTCACCGGCCCGGAGACCATCTGGGTGGTGGACAATGAGCTGAGCCTACAGCTCCTGCAGCAGAACACCGGCGGTGGAGTAAGCTCCTCCACTGGAAGCTTTGATAACCAGAACTCCTTGCTGAAGAAACAGCTGGAATCGGGCGGTGGACAGCTGGTTACCATTCCGCGGGATACGTCAGTGTCCAAAAACGAGGGCGAAACCCCCGAGGAGGATGAAGAGCGACGCAGCAGCTCCACGCCGTCCACCAGCGCCTCGGTGGCCACCAGTGATTTGGCGGCGGATGCCAGCAGTGATGCTGGATCCGTGGACATGCCCCAGTCGGTTCCGGCGCCGGAACGGTGTCTCCACTGTCCGTTTGAGACCCAGCAACACGAGGAGCTGCTGCAGCATCTTCAAAAGCACGCGTGCGTGAATCCTCCGCCACCCAACTCCCAGCAATGTGCCCACTGTGATTACATGACCAGCGAGGAATCGGAAATGGAGGAGCACACGGCTCTGCATTTCAATGCCATTGAGAAACTGAAATCCGTGGAATTCTACACCTGCTACGATCAGCTCGAGATCAGTGTGGAGCGGGAGCCAGAGGAATCCGGGGAGTCCAAGGACGAGCAAACCGAGCACAACAACAACCAGGACAACGTGGTGAATGCCAATGTGCAGCAGGAGCAGAGTAGACCAGACGAAGAGCCAGCTGACGAGGCGACGGAGGAGCCGCTGGCCAAGAAGCCCAGCACCAAGTTGATTCTGTACAAGAACGAGGGCGGCTTGAGTGTGAAGTCCCCTCAGGAGGAAGCAACCTTGGAGTCGCAGAAGAGCGAGAACATCAGCGATCGCCTGCGCCGAAGGATCCTCCGTGGAAGTGCCAACCAGCCGGAGGACCCGCAGGCCCAGGAGCGACCCACTACACCGGACAAAATGATACTGGTCAATGCCAAGACGGGCAAAGTCATTTCCAGAAAGTAG